The nucleotide window tcaaaaatattgtattacAAGTGGTGGGATTTTTGTGTTGTAGcttttatttgaacttttctTTGCATTGACTTGATATTTTTTCCAGTACTTTAATTCCTATGCATTGGCACTTCAgagtacaaaagaaatttataCGATTGAGTCATTTAAAAccaatttaaggaaaatttatACGACAAGCTTGAATTAATGATCTAAGAAATATGAGAAGTAACCTCTTGTACGAGAGCGGTAAAGCAACATGAtagccaaaaattattttatactgtCAACGTTTATAATTCAAATTCCTTTTATGGTCATTGAAAATTGAAGTCAAGtggaattatttttaaaatattataacacCCTATAACATGGAAAATCCTACATAACATCAGACTTTTACtatttgaaattaatcaaaaatttgAAGGATTTTCTTTGCTTAATTTGTGCTATATATACCACATCTAAATTATTGAATAGAGGAACAAAGAAAagatttttgatttcttatctaccaacttaattagttttgaatattttagtgcAGAAATGGGTTACgtaaaacttgtttttttaatGCTATTTTCCTTACTCTGTCAACTTGCTTTCTCCTCATCCTTATCTCATTTGTGCCCCAAAGATCAAGCTCTTGCTCTTCTACAATTCAAGCACATGTTTACAATAAGTTATGATGCTTCTGATCATTGTTTAGACATAAAAGGCCAATCGattcagtcatatccaaaaacTCTTTCGTGGAACAAGAGCACAGATTGTTGTTCATGGGATGGAGTTTATTGTGACGAGACAACAGGAAAAGTGATTGAGCTTAACCTCACTTGCAGCAAACTTCAAGGCAAGTTTCATTCCAATAGTAGcctctttcaactctccaatCTAAAATGGCTTGATTTGTCTGAAAATGATTTTTCCGAATCGCTCATTTCACCTAAATTTGGTGAGCTTTCTAGTTTGAAGCATCTTGATTTGTCGTTTTCAAGTTTTACAGGTCTAATCCCAGCAGAAATCTCTCACCTTTCTAAATTACATGTTCTGAGTATCAAGAGTAGTCTATTAAGCTTCGAACCTCACAATTTTGAACTGCTCCTTAAGAACTTGACCCAATTACGAGAGCTTTACTTTTACGGTGTGAACATCTCTTCCACCATTCCTCTgaatttctcttcttatttgACAACTCTAGACCTTCGGAACACACAGTTATACGGGACATTGCCCGAAGGAATTTTTCACCTTTCCAACTTAGAATCTCTTGCTTTATTAGAAATTCCCCAGCTCACTGTTAGGTTTCCCACAACCAAATGGAATAGCAGTGCATCACTCATGGAGTTAGTTCTCTATAGTGTGAATGCTACGGGTAGGATACCTGAATCATTTGGTCATCTAACTTCACTGCGTAAATTGACAATAGTTTCTTGTAATCTCTCAGGCTCTATTCCTAAACCTCTATGGAATCTCACCAACATAGAGCTTTTGTACCTTGATGATAACCATCTTGAAGGACCAATTTCTGATTTCTTTAGATTTGGAAAGCTCAGGTGGTTATTACTTAAAAATAACAACTTTGATGGCCAACTTGAGTTCTTATCCTTTAACAGAATCTGGACTCAACTTGAATTCTTAGATTTTTCATCCAATTCCGTAACAGGTCCAATTCCTTCTAATGTAAGTGGTCTGCAAAACCTACAACTACTCAGGTTGTCATCAAACCACTTGAATGGGACTATACCTTCCTGGATATTCTCCCTCCCTTCACTAACTGATTTTAACTTGAGTGATAACCATTTCAGTGGAAACATTCAGGAGTTTAAGTCCCAAacatttttttctgtttctctAAAACAAAATCAGCTGCAAGGTCCTATTCCAAAGTCACTCCTAAACCAGCGTGAGCTatattatcttcttctttcGCACAATAATCTCAGTGGACAGATTGCTTCAACCATCTGCAATCTGAAAACACTAGAAGTGCTAGATTTGGGCAGCAATAATTTGGAGGGAACAATCCCACTATGTTTGGGTGAGATGAGTAGACTTCAGGTTTTGGATTTAAGCAACAATAGTCTTAGCGGGACAATTAATACTACTTTTAGTATAGGAAACAGACTTGGAGTCATTAAATTTGACGGGAATAAGCTAGAGGGGAAAGTCCCGCAATCTTTGATCAATTGCCCATTTTTGGAAGTTCTTGATTTAGGTAACAATGAGTTGAGTGACACATTTCCTAAATGGTTGGGAGCCCTACCTGAGTTGCAGATTTTGAACTTGAGATCAAATAAGTTCTTTGGCCCTATAAAAGTTTCTAGGACTGACAACTTATTTGCTCAAATTCGAGTCATAGATCTCTCATCTAACGGATTTAGTGGACATTTACCCGTGAGCCTTTTCAAGAAATTTGAATCCATGAAAATAACTAGTGAAAACAGTGGAACCCGAGAGTATGTAGGAGATACAGGTTTCAATTATTACACAATTTCCTTGATAGTGACAACAAAGGGACTGGAGCTTGAACTTCCTCGAGTTTTGACTACAGAGATTATTATCAATCTCTCAAGGAATAAACTTGAAGGTCATATCCCAAGCATTATTGGAGATCTCATTGGGCTTCGGACTTTGAACTTATCTCATAATCGCTTGGAAGGTGATATACCAGCATCACTGCACCAATTATCTGTACTTGAATCATTGGATCTCTCATCCAACAAAATCAGCGGAGAAATTCCACAACAGCTTGTATCCCTCACATCACTTGAAGTCTTAAATCTCTCTCACAATCATCTTGTTGGATGCATCCCCAAAGGAAAACAATTTGATACATTTGAGAATACTTCATACCAAGGGAATGATGAGTTACGTGGATTGCCACTCTCAAAAGATTGTGGAAGTGATGATGGGGTACCACAAGGGCTAGGccaaggagaagaaggagattcATCAATGGTCAGTTGGCAGGCGGTTCTCATGGGTTACGGTTGTGGACTTGTTATTGGACTGTCCATAATATACATAATGTTGTTAACTCAATATCCAGTATGGTTTTTGAGGATGGATGTAGAATTGGAACACAAAATTCTTACGAGAATTAAAAGGCACAAGAAAAGATATTAGTGTGTTACCTCCAGGtattcaatttgattttatatCAATGAATTTGCTCATCTCCTTCATCCTTAAAGctcttaactttaatttttcgTTTTTGAAATTGCAGGATTCAAGTCTAGTATATATCTAACCGGTGATGAAAATATAAGCCTAATTCTTTCGAAGTTTGTGATGTTTTTGAATTGTGCATTTCCCTGTGAATAAAAGCATTAGTTTTCGTTTATCAATAGTTTGTTACATATTAAGTAATATCATTAACAAGCTAAACGTCTACCTATTAAGACTGTCCTTGGTGACAAAACAGAGTTTTGGATGCGAAAAACCGGTTTGAGTAGGCACACTATAGAAGACACTATCTTCATAGTAAAATTCTGTGACTATCCTAGTGCACAAGAAAAGTGACGTCGTACTCGTAAAATACATTCTCGTGTGAACAATAGCATTTGCCTTTGTTTTCTTTCCGAACTGTCCACCAGATAACTCAGGGGATTGTGTGAACAAAATCTTATCAGAAAATAAAACAGTGCCTGATAGTCAGAAAATTCTAAGCTATACTGTTACTCTTATATTGAGTATATAATTCTAAGCTATCACTGTGGCTATTTACAGAGGAGCACGATGCTCAATCGATCGATAAATAGTTAAGAAAGTAAAAGTAGGATGTGCAATATGAGCAAAACATCATTCCACATCATTTGTCAAAAGCAAACCTTCGGAACTGACAATAGCATATAACCAGTACCAATCAGTGGCAGATCGGAAACATAATTTTCACGGAGGAAAATTCATCATCTactgtatatacatatacaaaaaattagaCCATGCATGTAAAGTGTAATTTTTTGGCAAAAGGGTTCGGATGAACTTCGTCTCCCCTCTAGCTCCACCCCATGTTCCAAATGATAATTTCTCCATAACAACACGAACATTCAATTATATGTGTTGACTCTTCAATCAATCCACTTACATCAGACAAATTCAAGCTGCTCCATAAGTATGCAGCTTATAGATGTAAACCCCGGGTGTGCGCATACAAGGAGGGGTATATTTAGTCTCTCTCCATGACTCGTATTTACCTAAAGTGAAAACTCAGTGTTTTTGCCTGTACTATTCCGCAACATGATTTGTCGTCAAAAGAACTTTGTACTTGATTTCTTCGTGCTCAAAACCTAATGAATAATAATTATTCACTTAGGTTGGGGAGAAATCTTAATGATCCCTAATTGCAAAATAAACAATTAACGGAATCCAAATAATAAGATGCAGGGGTATAGTCATAGAGTACATTAAATCTCTCAATTCGAAGAAAGGTGGAAGAGTCTGAtaagttaaaaatcaatttctcatTGTATTTAGCAAGTTATAGTTTCCTCTTTTCCAGAATATTTCAAAGATAATTCATCAGATTTCAGTTGATTTGTCAcatttataaatgattttaGGAAATTTGTCTCGTTTACACGAGTTCTTCGCTGTTGAATATGTACTGGTAATTCATGAATAACTTAAAAGAACTATAATCCTGAATTCATAAGGTGGCGTGTGAAGTGTAATTACATCAAATCATACAGATAATGGTTCCCAAACACAAAATAAACCATTAGTGCAATTCAAACGAGAATAATATGCCGGGTCATGTTCAATAAATTTCCCAGTCTAAAAATGGGAGGCAGAGATATTTCTATATTCCTTTTGCTCATAGGCATAAAATGCTTTCCTTTCATGGAGAAAGAATTTTGTTCCACCAGGACGCGCCATAGAACAACAGCTATGGATATCCACAAAATCTGATTCCGATACAAGAGATATACAGAATGTGGAAATGCAATTGAGACACATTAGCGACTTGANNNNNNNNNNNNNNNNNNNNNNNNNNNNNNNNNNNNNNNNNNNNNNNNNNNNNNNNNNNNNNNNNNNNNNNNNNNNNNNNNNNNNNNNNNNNNNNNNNNNGTCAGCCCATCCCAACCCATTTAACTCTATAGCCCGTTatggttgggttgggttggacCAGCtcattttgacagctctagtGGTGAATGAGATTTTGAAGTGAAGTTTTGCCTTTGCATTTATGCCGTTGAAtccatgatttatgattttatttatttatttattcacatGTAACCATTTCAATTCGAGTTTTGTTCTTTAATGATGTGACATCGATATAAATTATTCTAATCACTATGACGTTGTGCACATTGATTCAGCAAAAGTGTTTGATGATATACCTGAGTCAACTAAAAATTactgtatttttttcatttttcacagATGTTTTTAGAGATTTTGATCTACAAGCTAGGATATTTACAAGCTAAGGTACACTGTTTACTTTTACTGAACCATATTTGTGATCAATAAATGTGTAGTATTATCATTATGATTTCCTATTGCCTTTATGTTTTTGGATCCCCTAGAACACTTATTCTTTGGATGGTTTTGGTGTACTGAGATTCTCATTGAATGTTACTAAAAATGTATTATCGTTCGAGGTTCTTGAGAATTAATTCAATAGTAAACAAAAATTTACATAAGGCACAGATAAGGACTTAGGATATGTAGATTCTTCTCGAGTGTAATAGTGACATGTTGTAAATCAATGTTGACTGATGAAACCCATATACAATCAGGTTCACAGTTTTTTGCTTAAGAAAACTCCTTGACATTGTCAACGGGGTTCTTGAGAATTAATTCAATAGCTATCATACATGCTTTGTGAAGTTCAATGAGGTCATTTGTATGCTTAACTAGGACCAACTATGGTCTATGCACAAAGGTGGAGTTACAAGTTTGACTAACATAATGAAGTCCAATTTCTGAATTCACAGTGTAGGACTAGAGCAACTAAATGCAGGGTCGATAAAAATGACAATTGTGCCTCAATCTCAAGCAAGTTAGAGTCAACTATACAAATGCTCACTTTCCATCAAAgtcttgaaagaaaaattttCAAAGTATCAACTACCAACAAGTACAAGTGTAGCTAAATGTAGGATTACCTAAAAGAAAACCAGATATTCTTACTTGCACCTCTTGATTAGGGACGACCAGACTACGTAAATTAGTGTAATTAGTGAAAATGTTGAACAAAACCTATAGCAATCTCAGAATCTCTTGTCCCATCCATTGACCTTTGATTGATGTTAGCAGATCCAATTATAATGCATGCGTCAACAActtcaagaaagaacaaaagaagCAAACATTAGTTTGATCAAAATGATCAATAGAGATAAAATTGGTACTCCCTTCGTTTCTATTTGTTTATCTGGTTTCTGATTTGACAccgagtttaagaaagtaaacaagacttgaatcttgtggtcttaggCTAAAGATGTGTAGAATGTACCACTTAACATGTCGTGGAAAATTAGAATTGAAGAGTTGTCAGAAAAGGAAGAAACATTCTTTGTGAAACAGAtttaaaaggaaagtaagacaaaaaaaattaaaattgtttaCTCACCGATCATCATTTTTGAATGAACGTAAATCATAAAGCGCCTGAATTCTTGAGCACTTGCATAATTAGTATCAGGAACTGGTTTTTGAGGAGGTTTGTATTCTTTAGGCTTTTCGACTTCGCGGTTTCCAAGACAGAAGAATGTCAAGTACTCTCTAGGATAAGCAATAGTATTTCCCTTGGTCTTAATGGCATTGCATATGTCTATGTACATCATTTCCATTGTCCTTTTTGCCAGTCTAGAATTGCCTGAACAGAATCACTTTCTGGTATACCTTCTGGCCACATCGGAAGAACAATGTAGACCGTAAATCTCTCCTCTGCTTGAATCTTGCTCACAATCTTGAGTGAGATCTCCTTTGGGATAAAGATGCAAAGCTCCGGAGCTTGATATCATTTGCAGGCTTCCAATCATAGAAACTTCCAATAAAGTATTGGTTTTCAATGTAAATGAAATTCTTAGCTCGATGAATGGCACTAATGTATGCATCGTGGATACTTTGATCAATGACGACGTTTTTTCCAGAAACAAGGCCTACCTCAAAAGCTTATTCGGGGTTTACAGGGAAGTCAGTAACAGCACCACCATCGATAGACCAAAATATTTGAACATTCCAGGTTTCTCTATCCCTTGATGTTGTAACTTTCGTTGGACGAATAATAAACTTATCAATCTCATTCATTGAGTAGATAAATCTATTTCCAATCTGCTTCCTCCACCTTTGCTCAAAATTATACAAGACATTCCACACAACGGGCCCTTCTAGCCTACAGTGAATGTCACCCCAAGGCTCTCTTGGACCACCTTTCGCAATTGAAGAGCCTGGACAGCTAGGCTGATAGAAATCTTGCTTATGTACTGTGTCCAATGTCCTGAATAATGAGTGATCTCGAGTATCATATCGACCATCACAAAGATCAATACCACCAAGAAAACTTACTATCATACTTTTATGTGACATTCCTCTTGGAATTTCTGTGTCTACAACGATCGTCTTTTGTGATGAGTAAACATTGTACCAACTTGAAACCCCTGAATCATTGTCTTTCCACTATCAACATTACGCAGACATAAACAACAGTAGACATCTGTGTTCTTAAAATAATCTGTGCTTTCTTGATCATGAGTCGACCAATTCTCTTTTTACTACCTCATCTGAAGTTATACTATCCCAAACTAGCAACAGAACATTAACTCCTTCACTTGCTTTCTTTTTCAGGAGCTCCTCGAGAGTAAGTTCTCCGCCTACCTTTGGCCTTTTTGGATTTCTTATCAAGGTAATTTTTGTGTACACTGACCAGCCGGCTATATAAATCATATGCTTTACATTGTTGATTGCATCAAAAATGTCTTCCCAACATCTCTGAGATTCGAAAAGTCCTTGTGACTTGAGATAATTTCTGATATCGTCTGAAATGTCTGCATCGGAGTTAAGTGTAACTTGACACCCCTGTCTCTCCTTGAAAAACATATACGGGACTCCTCCAAATGCAGGGAAGGTAATGCCTCTAGACCAATTTGTTAGGACCAAAATAAATaggtgtaatgcggaagctagcaaagcaaacctcgaaagaccccgagtaagaagacaaacgagaaacacaCCATAAGAGACaaatttaacgtggttcggtcaatcgacctacttccacaaaggagatgagcaatccactataaatatgagagtacaaaatatagagagaaacaacctctACCAATTCCCTCGGAATACAtgggaggttcacacaagtgataacgtaTCAAGCTTATGTCCCACAAATTCTCccctaaccaa belongs to Solanum stenotomum isolate F172 chromosome 1, ASM1918654v1, whole genome shotgun sequence and includes:
- the LOC125853231 gene encoding receptor-like protein Cf-9 gives rise to the protein MGYVKLVFLMLFSLLCQLAFSSSLSHLCPKDQALALLQFKHMFTISYDASDHCLDIKGQSIQSYPKTLSWNKSTDCCSWDGVYCDETTGKVIELNLTCSKLQGKFHSNSSLFQLSNLKWLDLSENDFSESLISPKFGELSSLKHLDLSFSSFTGLIPAEISHLSKLHVLSIKSSLLSFEPHNFELLLKNLTQLRELYFYGVNISSTIPLNFSSYLTTLDLRNTQLYGTLPEGIFHLSNLESLALLEIPQLTVRFPTTKWNSSASLMELVLYSVNATGRIPESFGHLTSLRKLTIVSCNLSGSIPKPLWNLTNIELLYLDDNHLEGPISDFFRFGKLRWLLLKNNNFDGQLEFLSFNRIWTQLEFLDFSSNSVTGPIPSNVSGLQNLQLLRLSSNHLNGTIPSWIFSLPSLTDFNLSDNHFSGNIQEFKSQTFFSVSLKQNQLQGPIPKSLLNQRELYYLLLSHNNLSGQIASTICNLKTLEVLDLGSNNLEGTIPLCLGEMSRLQVLDLSNNSLSGTINTTFSIGNRLGVIKFDGNKLEGKVPQSLINCPFLEVLDLGNNELSDTFPKWLGALPELQILNLRSNKFFGPIKVSRTDNLFAQIRVIDLSSNGFSGHLPVSLFKKFESMKITSENSGTREYVGDTGFNYYTISLIVTTKGLELELPRVLTTEIIINLSRNKLEGHIPSIIGDLIGLRTLNLSHNRLEGDIPASLHQLSVLESLDLSSNKISGEIPQQLVSLTSLEVLNLSHNHLVGCIPKGKQFDTFENTSYQGNDELRGLPLSKDCGSDDGVPQGLGQGEEGDSSMVSWQAVLMGYGCGLVIGLSIIYIMLLTQYPVWFLRMDVELEHKILTRIKRHKKRY